The DNA segment TAGTCGTACCGTTGGAGGTCACCATGTCCTGGATCATTCTGTTTTTCGCCGGCCTGTTCGAAGTCGGCTGGGCTGTCGGCCTGAAATACACCGACGGCTTCACCCGTCCCTTGCCGACGGCGCTGACCATAGCCGCGATGATCGTCAGCCTGGCCTTGCTTGGGCTGGCTATGAAAGAACTGCCGCTGGGCACCGCCTATGCAATCTGGACCGGCGTGGGCGCGGTCGGCACCGTCATC comes from the Pseudomonas cavernicola genome and includes:
- the sugE gene encoding quaternary ammonium compound efflux SMR transporter SugE; the protein is MSWIILFFAGLFEVGWAVGLKYTDGFTRPLPTALTIAAMIVSLALLGLAMKELPLGTAYAIWTGVGAVGTVIAGIILFGESMAVIRLTSVALIVCGLLGLKLSH